A stretch of the Papaver somniferum cultivar HN1 chromosome 6, ASM357369v1, whole genome shotgun sequence genome encodes the following:
- the LOC113289749 gene encoding uncharacterized protein LOC113289749 isoform X2, whose amino-acid sequence MGGTYYGDIELPNVMYLPRLQFLKLDGVNFNDDKLTDRNGARIVKLYAPNLVTFICKDFILKDYTLENLSSLLTADINMRLKVDKYCYGDKDEYEYDYDDDEESEDEDEDESEDEIEDEEEADEDEDEDEDENQDDQDEDEVYDDYYEDDWSEDEDEDGDGDEDEVEDIKYFTGLSAEKKEPYAKGMMSLLGALRNVIRLKLSSSFLEVLSEAPGLLDSHPHMSLNVQHLKLKTCLSRNCLHSITYLLRNSPLVQSLCIVLKRKAFGSESDREDWDAESSPSCELQNLKLVDIQCIQGQENELNFLKFLLKNGVVLEKVVLSSSASKEGKLVEINEKLVTFPRASLGVQVLPTNLSR is encoded by the exons ATGGGTGGAACGTATTACGGAGATATTGAATTACCCAATGTCATGTATTTACCCAGACTTCAATTTCTAAAGCTCGATGGAGTTAATTTTAATGACGATAAGTTGACTGATAGGAATGGGGCAAGGATTGTGAAGTTATATGCACCAAACCTTGTAACCTTCATCTGCAAAGATTTCATATTGAAAGATTATACTTTAGAGAATCTTTCTTCTCTGCTTACTGCTGATATTAACATGAGGTTGAAAGTAGACAAGTACTGTTATGGAGATAAAGATGAGTATGaatatgattatgatgatgacgaagagagtgaagatgaagatgaggatgagaGTGAAGATGAAATTGAGGATGAAGAGGAGGCGgacgaggatgaagatgaagatgaggatgaaaaTCAGGATGACCAGGATGAAGATGAAGTTTATGATGATTATTATGAGGACGACTGGAGCGAAGACGAAGATGAGGATGGAGATGGTGACGAAGATGAGGTTGAAGACATCAAATACTTTACAGGGCTTTCAGCAGAGAAGAAAGAACCATATGCTAAGGGTATGATGAGCCTTTTAGGTGCGCTGCGCAACGTGATACGTCTGAAACTTTCATCTAGTTTTCTTGAG GTTCTTTCAGAAGCGCCTGGCTTATTAGATAGTCATCCTCATATGTCTCTTAACGTTCAACATTTGAAGCTCAAAACGTGCCTTTCGAGAAACTGCCTTCATTCAATAACATACTTACTGAGGAACTCTCCACTTGTGCAATCTCTTTGCATCGTGTTGAAAcgg AAAGCATTCGGTTCAGAAAGTGATAGAGAAGATTGGGATGCAGAGTCATCACCGTCATGCGAGCTGCAAAATCTGAAGTTAGTTGACATTCAATGCATCCAAGGACAAGAAAATGAGCTCAATTTTCTGAAATTTTTATTGAAGAATGGCGTGGTTTTGGAGAAAGTTGTTCTTAGCAGTTctgcttctaaagaaggaaaACTCGTGGAGATCAATGAGAAACTAGTGACATTTCCAAGAGCCTCTTTAGGTGTTCAGGTCTTGCCTACAAATCTGAGTAGGTAA
- the LOC113289749 gene encoding FBD-associated F-box protein At5g22730-like isoform X1 codes for METIRSPILNDEDRLSKLPESLIHHILSFLDMKYVIHTSLLSRTWRHIWKSVPTLNFDSDIYDESGDEFNSFIHFIDRVFVFRDRTNVMMFDLVCADEIEGDLENSLLTWTLALVNCNVRELSVDIADVSMEVKVPTCLFTCKSLTKLEWRMGGTYYGDIELPNVMYLPRLQFLKLDGVNFNDDKLTDRNGARIVKLYAPNLVTFICKDFILKDYTLENLSSLLTADINMRLKVDKYCYGDKDEYEYDYDDDEESEDEDEDESEDEIEDEEEADEDEDEDEDENQDDQDEDEVYDDYYEDDWSEDEDEDGDGDEDEVEDIKYFTGLSAEKKEPYAKGMMSLLGALRNVIRLKLSSSFLEVLSEAPGLLDSHPHMSLNVQHLKLKTCLSRNCLHSITYLLRNSPLVQSLCIVLKRKAFGSESDREDWDAESSPSCELQNLKLVDIQCIQGQENELNFLKFLLKNGVVLEKVVLSSSASKEGKLVEINEKLVTFPRASLGVQVLPTNLSR; via the exons ATGGAAACAATAAGATCTCCAATTTTGAATGATGAAGATCGATTAAGTAAACTCCCAGAATCCCTTATTCATCACATACTTTCATTTCTGGACATGAAATATGTGATTCATACCAGTCTTTTATCAAGAACATGGAGACATATCTGGAAATCAGTGCCTACCCTTAACTTCGACTCAGATATATACGACGAATCAGGTGATGAATTCAATTCATTTATTCATTTTATAGACAGGGTATTCGTTTTTCGTGATAGAACCAATGTAATGATGTTTGATCTTGTTTGTGCTGATGAAATTGAAGGCGATTTAGAAAATTCTCTTTTAACATGGACTCTTGCTCTTGTAAATTGTAATGTTCGAGAATTATCTGTTGATATTGCCGATGTTTCTATGGAAGTTAAGGTACCTACTTGCTTGTTTACATGTAAATCGTTGACGAAGTTGGAATGGAGAATGGGTGGAACGTATTACGGAGATATTGAATTACCCAATGTCATGTATTTACCCAGACTTCAATTTCTAAAGCTCGATGGAGTTAATTTTAATGACGATAAGTTGACTGATAGGAATGGGGCAAGGATTGTGAAGTTATATGCACCAAACCTTGTAACCTTCATCTGCAAAGATTTCATATTGAAAGATTATACTTTAGAGAATCTTTCTTCTCTGCTTACTGCTGATATTAACATGAGGTTGAAAGTAGACAAGTACTGTTATGGAGATAAAGATGAGTATGaatatgattatgatgatgacgaagagagtgaagatgaagatgaggatgagaGTGAAGATGAAATTGAGGATGAAGAGGAGGCGgacgaggatgaagatgaagatgaggatgaaaaTCAGGATGACCAGGATGAAGATGAAGTTTATGATGATTATTATGAGGACGACTGGAGCGAAGACGAAGATGAGGATGGAGATGGTGACGAAGATGAGGTTGAAGACATCAAATACTTTACAGGGCTTTCAGCAGAGAAGAAAGAACCATATGCTAAGGGTATGATGAGCCTTTTAGGTGCGCTGCGCAACGTGATACGTCTGAAACTTTCATCTAGTTTTCTTGAG GTTCTTTCAGAAGCGCCTGGCTTATTAGATAGTCATCCTCATATGTCTCTTAACGTTCAACATTTGAAGCTCAAAACGTGCCTTTCGAGAAACTGCCTTCATTCAATAACATACTTACTGAGGAACTCTCCACTTGTGCAATCTCTTTGCATCGTGTTGAAAcgg AAAGCATTCGGTTCAGAAAGTGATAGAGAAGATTGGGATGCAGAGTCATCACCGTCATGCGAGCTGCAAAATCTGAAGTTAGTTGACATTCAATGCATCCAAGGACAAGAAAATGAGCTCAATTTTCTGAAATTTTTATTGAAGAATGGCGTGGTTTTGGAGAAAGTTGTTCTTAGCAGTTctgcttctaaagaaggaaaACTCGTGGAGATCAATGAGAAACTAGTGACATTTCCAAGAGCCTCTTTAGGTGTTCAGGTCTTGCCTACAAATCTGAGTAGGTAA
- the LOC113289748 gene encoding trifunctional UDP-glucose 4,6-dehydratase/UDP-4-keto-6-deoxy-D-glucose 3,5-epimerase/UDP-4-keto-L-rhamnose-reductase RHM1 codes for MANYTPKNILITGAAGFIASHVANRLIRNYPDYKIVVLDKLDYCSNLKNLLPSRSSPNFKFVKGDIGSADLVNFLLITESIDTIMHFAAQTHVDNSFGNSFEFTKNNIYGTHVLLEACKVTGQIRRFIHVSTDEVYGETDEDAVVGNHEASQLLPTNPYSATKAGAEMLVMAYGRSYGLPVITTRGNNVYGPNQFPEKLIPKLILLAMKGKPLPIHGDGSNVRSYLYCEDVAEAFEVVLHKGEIGHVYNIGTKKERRVIDVVKDVCQLFSLDPEAVIKFVENRPFNDQRYFLDDQKLKNLGWSERTSWEEGLKKTMDWYLKNPDWWGDVSGALLPHPRMLMMPGIERFCDGSEDSNGVSSNADSLVQNKMVDPVQKTTNPPTAEPSLKFLIYGRTGWIGGLLGKICEKQGIAYEYGSGRLEERSTLVADIQKVKPTHVFNAAGVTGRPNVDWCEDHRTETIKTNVTGTLTLADVCRQNGLLMMNFATGCIFEYDAEHPEGSGIGFKEEDTPNFAGSFYSKTKAMVEELLKEYDNVCTLRVRMPISSDLSNPRNFITKISRYNKVVNIPNSMTVLDELLPIAVEMAKRNLRGIYNFTNPGVVSHNEILEMYKEYINQDFKWSNFTLEEQAKVIVAARSNNEMDASKLKNEFPELLSIKDSLIKYVFEPNKKTSA; via the exons ATGGCGAATTACACACCGAAAAACATCCTCATTACTGGTGCTGCTGGTTTCATTGCATCACATGTTGCCAATAGGCTAATCAGGAATTATCCTGATTATAAGATTGTTGTCCTTGACAAACTTGATTACTGTTCCAATCTCAAGAACTTACTTCCTTCTCGGTCGTCACCTAACTTTAAGTTTGTTAAGGGAGACATTGGAAGTGCTGATCTGGTCAACTTCCTTCTTATTACTGAGTCTATTGATACAATTATGCACTTCGCTGCCCAGACTCATGTTGACAATTCTTTCGGGAACAGCTTCGAGTTCACCAAGAACAACATCTATGGAACCCATGTTCTTCTAGAAGCTTGTAAGGTTACTGGTCAGATCAGAAGATTCATCCATGTGAGCACAGATGAGGTTTATGGAGAGACAGACGAAGATGCAGTCGTGGGAAATCATGAGGCTTCTCAGCTTCTCCCAACTAACCCATACTCTGCAACTAAGGCTGGAGCAGAAATGCTTGTGATGGCTTACGGGAGGTCATATGGCTTACCTGTCATAACCACCAGGGGAAACAATGTGTATGGGCCAAATCAGTTCCCTGAGAAATTGATTCCAAAGCTCATCCTCTTGGCAATGAAAGGCAAACCACTTCCAATTCATGGGGATGGATCCAATGTGCGCAGTTATCTTTACTGTGAAGATGTTGCTGAGGCTTTTGAGGTTGTTCTTCATAAAGGAGAAATTGGCCATGTCTACAACATCGGcacaaagaaggaaagaagagtgATTGATGTTGTCAAGGATGTTTGCCAACTGTTCTCTCTTGATCCAGAGGCAGTTATCAAGTTTGTGGAGAACAGGCCATTCAATGACCAAAGGTACTTCTTGGATGATCAGAAACTGAAGAATTTGGGTTGGTCAGAACGAACTTCATGGGAAGAAGGTTTGAAAAAGACTATGGACTGGTACTTGAAGAATCCTGATTGGTGGGGTGATGTTTCTGGAGCATTATTGCCTCATCCAAGGATGTTGATGATGCCCGGGATTGAGAGATTTTGTGATGGGTCTGAAGATAGCAATGGCGTCTCCTCCAATGCAGACAGCCTTGTTCAGAACAAAATGGTGGATCCAGTTCAAAAGACCACCAATCCCCCTACTGCAGAACCATCATTGAAGTTCTTGATATATGGTAGAACAGGGTGGATTGGAGGCCTCCTTGGCAAGATCTGTGAGAAACAGGGTATAGCATATGAGTACGGAAGCGGGCGTCTGGAGGAAAGGTCCACGCTGGTGGCTGATATTCAGAAGGTCAAGCCTACTCATGTTTTCAATGCTGCAGGTGTGACTGGTCGACCCAATGTTGACTGGTGCGAGGATCACAGAACTGAGACCATAAAAACCAATGTTACTGGTACCTTGACCTTGGCAGATGTTTGTAGACAGAATGGATTGCTGATGATGAACTTTGCTACTGGCTGTATATTTGAATATGATGCTGAACACCCAGAGGGATCAGGTATCGGATTCAAGGAGGAAGACACCCCCAATTTCGCTGGTTCATTCTATTCAAAGACCAAGGCCATG GTTGAAGAGCTGTTGAAGGAATATGACAATGTTTGCACTCTCAGAGTCCGCATGCCCATTTCTTCAGACCTTAGCAACCCACGTAACTTCATTACAAAGATCAGCCGTTACAACAAGGTTGTTAATATTCCAAACAGTATGACAGTCTTAGATGAACTTCTTCCAATTGCAGTAGAGATGGCCAAGAGGAATTTGAGAGGTATTTATAACTTTACAAATCCTGGTGTTGTGAGCCACAACGAGATCTTAGAGATGTACAAGGAATATATCAACCAAGACTTTAAGTGGAGTAACTTCACACTTGAAGAACAGGCTAAGGTAATTGTTGCCGCTAGAAGCAACAACGAGATGGATGCGTCTAAATTGAAGAATGAGTTCCCTGAGTTATTGTCAATCAAGGACTCTCTGATCAAGTATGTTTTTGAACCCAACAAGAAGACATCTGCTTGA
- the LOC113289750 gene encoding ER membrane protein complex subunit 8/9 homolog — MGGELKYEIGQNAYIKLVLHALKHKTSSVNGILIGRIGKDDVIEISDSIPLSHSQIGLLPALELALIQIEEHYGSQGMSVVGYYHGNERYDDVELGNVAKRIGDQIHKYFPQAVVILLDNKKLEALPKGKGLSPVVEFYTKDASKTWRQGGGSDGGGRLTIREPSSNIVLLDYISSEKWQKVVDFDDHLDDISKDWLNPGLFK, encoded by the exons ATGGGAGGTGAATTGAAGTACGAGATTGGACAGAATGCATACATCAAACTTGTTCTTCATGCATTGAAACACAAGACATCATCTGTTAATGGTATTCTCATTGGCCGTATTGGTAAAGACGATGTTATTGAGATCTCTGACTCAATACCTCTTTCTCACTCTCAGATTGGTCTTTTACCAGCTCTTGAACTTGCCCTAATTCAG ATAGAAGAGCATTATGGATCTCAAGGTATGAGTGTTGTTGGTTATTATCATGGAAATGAGAGGTACGATGATGTCGAGCTGGGAAATGTTGCAAAGAGAATTGGGGATCAAATTCATAAATACTTTCCTCAAGCTGTTGTGATTTTG TTGGATAATAAGAAGCTGGAAGCTCTTCCAAAAGGGAAAGGATTGAGCCCAGTTGTCGAG TTCTACACAAAGGATGCATCTAAAACTTGGAGGCAAGGTGGTGGATCTGATGGAGGTGGTCGATTGACCATCAGGGAGCCGTCGTCAAACATAGTCTTGCTAGACTATATTTCATCTGAGAAATGGCAGAAAGTTGTTGATTTTGATGATCACCTTGATGACATAAGCAA GGACTGGTTGAATCCTGGTCTGTTCAAGTAA